Proteins from a genomic interval of Cupriavidus pauculus:
- a CDS encoding response regulator: MDAFLLNTPREDVRLWLEQALDGAGTLVTEEGAQEAFVEQISELRPGLVFLDFSASQAQASARLAEQVARLFPQLPLVAVGHAGDSDAMLAALRAGVRDFIDLRGAPSQATHAVRRLMVPRAQVRAVTPAHRHGRIVALLGARAGVGVTSVAVNLAAAVRQRASAEVLLLDLGLPARDGALHMNIAPEFHFVEAVRNLRRFDQVFVDTALARHANGVSVLPLPATLSELRDVSFSEALALLDRLRAFFDLQVIDLGGFSNAEFMSQIVKAADAVVMVAEQSVGAIVSAAELLHELKKREIERPDLHLLVSRFDDALGVDAAQMAERIGVASVDTLPERRAALVQAANRGVVLADDAPADPYVRALGALMDRLGYRAGQAPERGILARIKQKLPETLRVARTARAGN, from the coding sequence ATGGATGCCTTCCTGCTGAATACCCCGCGAGAAGACGTGCGGCTCTGGCTGGAGCAGGCGCTCGACGGCGCCGGCACGCTGGTGACCGAGGAAGGCGCGCAGGAAGCCTTTGTCGAGCAGATCTCGGAGCTGCGTCCGGGACTGGTCTTTCTCGACTTCTCGGCGTCGCAGGCGCAGGCGTCGGCCCGGCTGGCCGAGCAGGTGGCGCGGCTGTTCCCGCAGTTGCCGCTGGTGGCCGTGGGCCACGCGGGAGATTCCGACGCGATGCTGGCCGCGCTGCGCGCCGGCGTGCGCGATTTCATCGACCTGCGCGGCGCGCCGTCGCAGGCCACCCATGCCGTGCGCCGCCTGATGGTGCCGCGTGCGCAGGTGCGCGCCGTGACGCCCGCGCACCGGCATGGCCGCATCGTCGCGCTGCTCGGCGCGCGCGCCGGCGTGGGCGTGACCAGCGTGGCGGTCAACCTGGCCGCGGCGGTGCGCCAGCGCGCCAGCGCCGAGGTACTGCTGCTGGACCTGGGCCTGCCCGCGCGCGACGGCGCGCTGCACATGAACATCGCGCCCGAATTCCACTTTGTCGAGGCCGTGCGCAACCTGCGCCGCTTCGACCAGGTGTTCGTCGATACCGCGCTGGCGCGCCATGCCAACGGCGTGTCGGTGCTGCCGCTGCCGGCCACGCTGTCCGAACTGCGCGACGTGTCGTTCTCCGAGGCGCTGGCGCTGCTGGACCGCCTGCGCGCGTTCTTCGACCTCCAGGTGATCGACCTGGGCGGCTTCTCGAACGCCGAGTTCATGTCGCAGATCGTCAAGGCCGCCGACGCCGTGGTGATGGTGGCCGAGCAGAGCGTGGGCGCCATCGTCTCGGCCGCCGAGCTGCTGCACGAGCTGAAGAAACGCGAGATCGAGCGGCCAGACCTGCACCTGCTGGTGTCGCGCTTCGACGACGCGCTGGGCGTGGACGCCGCGCAGATGGCCGAGCGCATCGGCGTGGCGTCGGTCGATACGCTGCCGGAGCGGCGCGCGGCGCTGGTGCAGGCGGCCAACCGTGGCGTGGTGCTGGCCGACGACGCGCCGGCGGACCCGTACGTGCGCGCGCTGGGCGCGCTGATGGACCGGCTGGGCTACCGCGCGGGCCAGGCGCCCGAGCGCGGCATCCTGGCCCGGATCAAGCAAAAGCTGCCCGAGACGCTGCGTGTCGCGCGCACCGCGCGGGCGGGGAACTGA
- a CDS encoding CpaF family protein has product MTEAIEFSDNTAAPFPVSQEFHKIKEAAHEHLLTRIEELGAEFGRWSRSAIQRFVDLELESFTRLRRIPINEAELHQISEALTKELAGFGPIEDLLHDVAVEDILVNGHMDVYVSRHGVLERIPVRFADNGHLLRIVRRILAPIGRRLDESNPMVDARLPDGGRINVIIPPLALAGPVVSIRKFRKDPLTPADLQALGTMSPEITELLEAAVRARCNILVSGGTSSGKTSLLNALATFIPPTERVITIEDTAELALNHPHVVRLESRPGGFEGTGTVTIRDLLRNSLRMRPDRIIVGEVRGGEVLEMLQAMSTGHDGSMGTIHASSPRECLYRLEMLAGFAGFQGSEVSLRRQIANAVDFIVQIGRLSNGRRRILSITEVTGLGDNIIATQELYRHEPVPNPDGTEGDRWQALGILPHSPKLARMRPANFGLDDRFDL; this is encoded by the coding sequence ATGACCGAAGCGATCGAATTCTCGGACAACACCGCCGCGCCGTTTCCTGTGTCGCAGGAATTCCACAAGATCAAGGAAGCGGCGCACGAGCACCTGCTCACGCGCATCGAGGAGCTGGGCGCCGAGTTCGGCCGCTGGTCGCGCTCCGCCATCCAGCGCTTTGTCGACCTGGAGCTCGAAAGCTTCACGCGGCTGCGCCGCATCCCGATCAACGAGGCCGAGCTGCACCAGATCTCCGAGGCGCTGACCAAGGAGCTGGCCGGCTTTGGCCCGATCGAGGACCTGCTGCACGACGTGGCCGTGGAGGACATCCTGGTGAACGGACACATGGACGTCTACGTGTCGCGCCACGGCGTGCTGGAGCGGATTCCGGTGCGGTTTGCCGACAACGGCCACCTGCTGCGCATCGTGCGGCGCATCCTGGCGCCCATCGGCCGCCGGCTCGACGAATCGAACCCGATGGTGGACGCGCGGCTGCCCGACGGCGGCCGCATCAACGTGATCATCCCGCCGCTGGCGCTGGCCGGCCCCGTGGTGTCGATCCGCAAATTCCGCAAGGACCCGCTGACGCCGGCCGACCTGCAGGCGCTGGGCACCATGAGCCCCGAGATCACCGAGCTGCTGGAGGCGGCGGTGCGGGCGCGCTGCAACATCCTGGTCAGCGGCGGCACCAGTTCGGGCAAGACGTCGCTGCTCAACGCGCTGGCCACGTTCATCCCGCCCACCGAGCGCGTGATCACCATCGAGGACACGGCCGAGCTGGCGCTGAACCACCCGCACGTGGTGCGGCTGGAAAGCCGGCCCGGCGGGTTCGAGGGCACCGGCACGGTCACCATCCGCGACCTGCTGCGCAACAGCCTGCGGATGCGGCCGGACCGCATCATCGTGGGCGAGGTGCGCGGCGGCGAGGTGCTGGAGATGCTGCAGGCCATGAGCACCGGCCATGACGGCTCGATGGGCACGATCCACGCCAGCAGCCCGCGCGAATGCCTGTACCGGCTGGAGATGCTGGCCGGCTTTGCCGGCTTCCAGGGCAGCGAGGTGAGCCTGCGCCGGCAGATTGCCAACGCGGTGGACTTCATCGTGCAGATCGGGCGGCTGTCGAACGGCCGGCGGCGCATCCTGTCGATCACCGAGGTCACCGGGCTGGGCGACAACATCATCGCCACGCAGGAGCTGTATCGCCACGAGCCGGTGCCCAACCCCGACGGCACCGAAGGCGACCGCTGGCAGGCGCTGGGCATCCTGCCCCATTCGCCCAAGCTCGCGCGCATGCGCCCGGCCAACTTCGGACTGGACGATCGCTTTGATCTCTAG
- a CDS encoding type II secretion system F family protein, producing the protein MSSASLLVAAMALVLLGLGLLLLATARGRAQAELSRAHLAAQTEQVRARYATAAEPGPQGNVRDLRRRWADLMRRADIAPTRGTWLRWGMPLLCLVLAGAAAGGALGAVAMLAVGVALAAFLLWLRIGRVRDRMLRQLPGFLDGVVRLMTIGSSVPAAFQNSVANTEPPLRQCLVQAIHLQRAGKELDQAVLQMGRAYRLDELVIVSSVLRLSQRYGGRADVVMERTATFMRDREEAQRELLALSAETRLSAWVLGLLPLVVAGGLFVLNAGYVMLMWKDPTGRNLLLGAAVLEVVGVLMLYRLAKSI; encoded by the coding sequence ATCTCTAGCGCCAGCCTTCTCGTCGCCGCGATGGCCCTGGTGCTGCTGGGCCTGGGTCTGCTGCTGCTGGCCACGGCCCGGGGGCGCGCCCAGGCCGAGCTGTCGCGCGCGCACCTGGCCGCGCAGACCGAGCAGGTGCGCGCCCGCTACGCCACGGCGGCCGAGCCCGGCCCGCAGGGCAACGTGCGCGACCTGCGCCGCCGCTGGGCGGACCTGATGCGGCGCGCGGACATCGCGCCCACGCGCGGCACGTGGCTGCGCTGGGGCATGCCGCTGCTGTGCCTGGTGCTGGCGGGCGCGGCAGCCGGCGGCGCGCTCGGGGCGGTGGCGATGCTTGCGGTGGGCGTGGCGCTGGCCGCGTTCCTGCTGTGGCTGCGTATCGGCCGCGTACGCGACAGGATGCTGCGGCAGCTGCCCGGCTTTCTCGATGGCGTGGTGCGGCTGATGACCATCGGCAGCAGCGTGCCGGCCGCGTTCCAGAATTCGGTGGCCAACACCGAGCCGCCGCTGCGCCAGTGCCTGGTGCAGGCCATCCACCTGCAACGGGCCGGCAAGGAACTCGACCAGGCCGTGCTGCAGATGGGCCGCGCGTACCGGCTGGACGAGCTGGTCATCGTGTCGTCGGTGCTGCGGCTGTCGCAGCGCTACGGCGGCCGCGCCGACGTGGTGATGGAGCGCACCGCCACCTTCATGCGCGACCGCGAGGAAGCCCAGCGCGAGCTGCTGGCGCTGTCCGCCGAGACGCGGCTGTCGGCCTGGGTGCTGGGCCTGCTGCCGCTGGTGGTGGCGGGCGGGCTGTTCGTGCTGAACGCCGGCTACGTGATGCTGATGTGGAAGGACCCCACGGGCCGCAACCTGCTGCTGGGCGCGGCCGTGCTGGAAGTGGTGGGCGTGCTGATGCTGTACCGGCTGGCCAAGTCGATCTAG
- a CDS encoding type II secretion system F family protein, whose product MPATTLISASLMAAAVALLMLAWPLLRQWRQRRVAARTIDAALERQAAAQPHPAGQPPGQPAAPATPQMSARAAAAAAALAQAAPQPAEDAARKPAATGLGARLGDAFGERFNQRWLASRLGRAVVTAEEQRLLEQCGYYGVQPRAVFGGVRLVVPAVLAAGVLLWRIDGPMAATFAWTFATFALAFLLAKLILRRWAGSRQRQVAEELPVLIDMLRLLQGVGLSMDQSLQVIVTEFGTMLRVLGPELQRANQQFASGRSREQTLQRIGKLFDDEDLKSLITLLTQVDKHGGAVQEPLRQFGERLQVARKARMKDKIGRLTVKMTGVMVVSLLPVLLILTAGPGFLGVIRMLARMNGGT is encoded by the coding sequence ATGCCAGCCACCACCCTGATCTCCGCCAGCCTGATGGCCGCGGCCGTGGCGCTGCTGATGCTGGCGTGGCCGCTGCTGCGGCAGTGGCGCCAGCGGCGCGTGGCCGCGCGGACGATCGACGCCGCGCTGGAACGGCAGGCCGCCGCGCAGCCGCATCCCGCCGGCCAGCCCCCGGGCCAGCCGGCGGCGCCGGCCACGCCGCAGATGTCGGCACGTGCCGCCGCGGCCGCCGCCGCGCTGGCGCAGGCCGCGCCCCAGCCCGCCGAGGACGCCGCGCGCAAGCCGGCCGCCACGGGGCTGGGCGCGCGGCTGGGCGATGCTTTTGGCGAGCGCTTCAACCAGCGCTGGCTCGCATCGCGGCTCGGGCGCGCCGTGGTGACGGCCGAGGAACAGCGGCTGCTGGAGCAGTGCGGCTACTACGGCGTGCAGCCGCGCGCGGTCTTTGGCGGCGTGCGGCTGGTGGTGCCGGCGGTGCTGGCGGCTGGCGTGCTGCTGTGGCGCATCGACGGGCCGATGGCGGCCACGTTTGCGTGGACCTTCGCCACGTTCGCGCTGGCCTTCCTGCTGGCCAAGCTGATCCTGCGCCGGTGGGCCGGCAGCCGGCAGCGCCAGGTGGCCGAGGAATTGCCGGTGCTGATCGACATGCTGCGGCTGCTGCAGGGCGTGGGCCTGTCGATGGACCAGAGCCTGCAGGTCATCGTCACCGAATTCGGCACGATGCTGCGCGTGCTGGGGCCCGAGCTGCAGCGCGCGAACCAGCAGTTCGCGTCCGGCCGCTCGCGCGAGCAGACGCTGCAGCGCATCGGCAAGCTGTTCGACGACGAGGACCTGAAGAGCCTGATCACGCTGCTGACGCAGGTGGACAAGCACGGCGGCGCCGTGCAGGAGCCGCTGCGCCAGTTTGGCGAGCGGCTGCAGGTGGCGCGCAAGGCGCGCATGAAGGACAAGATCGGCCGGCTGACGGTCAAGATGACCGGCGTGATGGTGGTGAGCCTGCTGCCGGTGCTGCTGATCCTGACGGCCGGGCCCGGCTTTCTGGGCGTGATCCGGATGCTGGCCCGCATGAACGGAGGAACCTAG